Genomic segment of Hylaeus volcanicus isolate JK05 chromosome 6, UHH_iyHylVolc1.0_haploid, whole genome shotgun sequence:
tttgtttattaaattaaagtgcGTACATTCGTAGAAGTACTTTGCACTACTATGTGGTGCTCTCTTGTTACATTTCCTCTTCTAAACGTTTTACATTGATATTACTTAGTCTCTATTCTTACTGgctgattttataattattatccttCTTAAAACTAACCGCAATAAGGAATAACagaataataaactttttaatttgtaagtcGAGGTTGTCATACTCTTTACGTGCGCTACTGacttatatttaatagaattcaataaatttgcAGAACTCGAAAAGTCAACAAAGTCATGGAATTATTTACCGAGTTTCTAtttgatatataatttttaataaacatagatTGCTTTTTTGACATACGGTGCTTCGTTGAccaaaaaattgcaattaatcgACTTCCTTCGTTAAATGTTACATtcataaatatctattttgCAAAAGTTCGTTAACCCCCATAAACATCTATGTAACATTAAGTAGCAACTTATGCTTTGCAAATGTTGGAACAGAGTACAGAGCGAAATTTCGGAGTTTTCCAGGTTTCAATTCTGAGTGCGCATGCGTCATTAGGAGCATCACTCTAAAAATTACTCTGTGGTGACAGATTGCTGTGAGTCAGAATTGGTCAGAGTCAACTGTCAAACAGGATGTACGACGCAATCGGGTACGTATGTGTAATAACATAGTGGTACATGATATATGTTGTTGCGATTGGGAATATTTAGATTAGACAACTTCGTGGTTTACGATGTATCGATATCGTGCGTTCTTGACGTTCGCGAGCGTCGCGTTCGTTGCGTCTTATGgcacataaaaatttgtaggTTAAGtacataatttcattaatcgTACAGTGTTAAAAAGTTTCGTCCGTTTCGAATTATGCTTAAAAGAGTGAGCCAGTAACGCGAGTCACAATTATGTAAACACTCGAAATCATAAATCGCTTTACCACAGATTTGGTTTGACCACAAATCTGTTGTGCACTCCATAACTCTCCCAGCATTCTTTAGATGGAATATGATAGTAACTTAATCCCCTTTATTCTAGGACTATGAATGTGAGAATCTACGTTAATATCGTACTCGATAAggtatttacatatatttcataaacgaataaattttgcagATAACTGGTAGAAAGGATGTCGACTGTGTGGATCCTTGTGTACGTGGTGGCTGTAACAATTGGAGCAGTGAGATGCAGCGACATAACTCCAGCTGTGTTTGGAAGCGTGCTCGATGGCATGCCAGCTGCCTTTGGGGATTTTAATTCAGATGAACTAACCGATGTGTTCATGCTACGCAAGAATGGCACCACCGTCCAGATATTCCTCGCCGCTGAACAGGAGCCACTTCTGAGGCCCAGTTCTAATCTGAGCTGCACTTTCAGGCGTATTGTTGTTGGCATTGTACCCGGAGACTTTGATGGTGATGTGTTTATGGATGTCTTGGTAGTCACGTATgacaaaaaagagaaattatcATATGTTTACGTTTTGTGGGGTGGGAATGACCGACTCAACTGCACAAATGAGGATGAGCCGCTCATAAAGATGACCGGTCAGCCATTGGCGATGGACTTCAATCGGGACATGATCATAGACTTGTTTGGTTTGGATGAACACAGTAGGAGGACATTCTGGATTTTCGATCAAAGCAGACGCGCTCCTAAAACTGAGTACATGGACAAGAAACATCTGTATCCAGCGATCAGCCAGCCCCATTCGAATGCCTATTTGGACTTGAACAACGATTTCTACGCGGATCTAGTCGTCACCACGAACGCTTCCTTTGAAACTTGGCTGGGCAGCAAGGAAGGGTTCATCCCTAACCATAATATAACGTTTCCATACAATATTTCactagatacaaattttcacggAGTAATCGGGCAAACCCTCTACTTGGACGTGGAGTTGACAGGGAAGATGGACGTTCTTCTGCCGCTCTGTTTCGACGAGGGTTGCACCAATAGCACCATCATGATGTACTCCGATCAGTGGCACAATCTCCAAGTAAATTTCAGAGACAATAACAACGTACTGTGGGGCTTTGTGAGACCCGACGGACGACGGTACACTGACACCATAACTCTACGCGGCGGCGATTTCAACATGGACGGTTATCCCGACCTGTTAGCCACATTGAAGTCAACCACTAACAAGCAACAGTCGTTCCTCTTGGAGAACGTCGCGTGCAACACTTGCTCTGGCTTCGGTCGAAAATTCGAAGTCAAATGGCAGGCGTTGAATCCTTTTTACAATGAAACGGCGATGGCGGTGTTCTACGATTTCTACCAAGACGGAATTTTGGACGTTATCCTGGTGGAGGTCGACAAAAGTACAGACACCTATCGCACTGCCGCCTTCAAGAACAGCTTGGACTACGACgcgaattttgtaaaagtgaTGGTATTGACCGGTCTCAACAACAGCATGTACCCTATCTCTCCCGGATCCCtggggaaaaagaaacgaacctACGGGACCAACTTGCCAGGTCCATCGATAGCTTATCGGACCACCACCCAAGATGGCAGTCCTAGGAACGCGATTGCTGCTCAGTTGCCGCAAAGCGCACACTTTTCCTTGAACTTGCCTTACACCACGTTCGGTTTAGGCAGGACACCTAACTTTGTCGACACTCTTACGATAGGGGTAAGTTGCATGAAAGAGTAGagttaagaataaaatatatgtacatataaatatatatctgtAAGGACattacttaaccctttgaa
This window contains:
- the LOC128877896 gene encoding T-cell immunomodulatory protein, with translation MSTVWILVYVVAVTIGAVRCSDITPAVFGSVLDGMPAAFGDFNSDELTDVFMLRKNGTTVQIFLAAEQEPLLRPSSNLSCTFRRIVVGIVPGDFDGDVFMDVLVVTYDKKEKLSYVYVLWGGNDRLNCTNEDEPLIKMTGQPLAMDFNRDMIIDLFGLDEHSRRTFWIFDQSRRAPKTEYMDKKHLYPAISQPHSNAYLDLNNDFYADLVVTTNASFETWLGSKEGFIPNHNITFPYNISLDTNFHGVIGQTLYLDVELTGKMDVLLPLCFDEGCTNSTIMMYSDQWHNLQVNFRDNNNVLWGFVRPDGRRYTDTITLRGGDFNMDGYPDLLATLKSTTNKQQSFLLENVACNTCSGFGRKFEVKWQALNPFYNETAMAVFYDFYQDGILDVILVEVDKSTDTYRTAAFKNSLDYDANFVKVMVLTGLNNSMYPISPGSLGKKKRTYGTNLPGPSIAYRTTTQDGSPRNAIAAQLPQSAHFSLNLPYTTFGLGRTPNFVDTLTIGVGGNCREWPQIIPNSQMVVIPNPISEPGRWKAQLFVTPSKLILLSAAALTGTCGLISLIIVGLYWKERREDKIEKLQEAHRFHFDAM